Proteins encoded together in one Vitis vinifera cultivar Pinot Noir 40024 chromosome 4, ASM3070453v1 window:
- the LOC132253609 gene encoding uncharacterized protein LOC132253609, giving the protein METETTFSHVAPPIFDGDNYQAWAVRMTVHLEALDLWEAIEEDYDVPPLPTNPTITQLKTHKGRKTRKSKAKAYLFSAVSSTIFTRIMNLESAKYIWDYLKKEYQGNERTKNMQVLNLIREFEMLKMKETETIKDYFDKLLGIVNKVRLLGKDFFDERIVQKILVTLPEKYESKISSLKESKDLSSISLAELVNALQA; this is encoded by the coding sequence ATGGAAACTGAAACAACTTTCTCCCATGTTGCACCACCGATTTTTGATGGTGACAACTATCAAGCCTGGGCTGTTAGAATGACAGTCCATCTTGAAGCATTAGATCTTTGGGAAGCTATAGAGGAAGACTATGACGTTCCCCCATTGCCGACGAACCCTACAATAACTCAGCTTAAGACTCACAAAGGGAGGAAGACCAGGAAGTCCAAAGCTAAAGCCTACTTATTCTCTGCTGTTTCAAGCACTATATTTACAAGAATCATGAACCTGGAGTCAGCAAAATATATTTGGGACTACCTCAAAAAGGAATACCAAGGCaatgaaagaacaaaaaatatgcaAGTACTCAACTTGATCAGAGAGTTTGAAATGCTGAAAATGAAGGAGACAGAAACCATTAAAGACTACTTTGACAAGTTGCTGGGCATAGTAAACAAGGTGAGGTTGCTTGGTAAGGACTTCTTTGATGAACGAATTGTGCAAAAAATTCTTGTAACTTTGCCTGAAAAGTATGAGTCTAAAATTTCTTCATTAAAAGAATCTAAGGATTTGTCAAGCATATCCTTGGCAGAATTGGTGAATGCATTGCAGGCATAA